The sequence below is a genomic window from Escherichia marmotae.
GATGCTGAGCAACGTGGCGAAAATCGACTTTGCTGATTTTGTCGATGCAATGGCGGGTCTGGTAACGGCAGTATTCATCGTGCTGACCTGTAACATCGTAACAGGCATCATGATCGGCTTCGCGACTCTGGTGATTGGTCGTCTGGTCTCTGGCGAATGGCGTAAGCTGAACATTGGTACGGTCGTTATCGCCGTGGCGCTGGTCACCTTCTACGCGGGTGGCTGGGCTATCTAATCTTTAATAAGATTCTGAAAACGGGTAGCAATTGCTGCCCGTTTTTATTTTCTCCGTACATTGTGTGAGCTTTTGCGATATTCTGAAAAACTGAGAATCCGGGTATAAAACCTTTCTCAAATCATAAAAAACATCGCAAACAGGGAACGCATGGAAATCTTCTTCACCATACTGATAATGACCCTCGTGGTCTCGCTGTCCGGGGTGGTCACTCGTGTCATGCCCTTTCAGATCCCGCTTCCGCTTATGCAAATCGCCATTGGTGCGCTACTGGCGTGGCCGACGTTTGGTTTGCATGTGGAATTTGACCCAGAACTCTTTTTAGTCTTATTTATCCCGCCGTTGCTGTTCGCGGATGGCTGGAAAACGCCGACCCGCGAATTTCTTGAGCATGGCCGGGAGATCTTCGGTCTCGCGCTGGCGCTGGTCGTCGTCACCGTGGTCGGCATTGGCTTCCTTATTTACTGGGTGGTGCCAGGTATTCCGCTGATCCCCGCTTTTGCGCTGGCGGCGGTGCTCTCTCCGACCGATGCTGTAGCGCTCTCCGGGATTGTTGGAGAAGGGCGCATACCGAAAAAAATTATGGGCATCTTGCAGGGCGAAGCGTTGATGAATGACGCCTCCGGCCTGGTGTCGCTGAAGTTTGCCGTGGCAGTCGCGATGGGGACGATGATCTTCACCGTTGGCGGCGCGACGGTCGAATTTATGAAAGTGGCAATTGGCGGTATTCTCGCCGGTTTTGCGGTGAGCTGGCTGTATGGTCGCTCGTTGCGTTTCCTGAGTCGATGGGGCGGTGATGAACCGGCAACGCAGATCGTACTGCTGTTCCTGCTGCCGTTCGCCTCTTATCTTATTGCCGAACATATTGGCGTTTCCGGCATCCTCGCAGCGGTTGCCGCCGGTATGACCATCACCCGCTCCGGTGTGATGCGCCGTGCGCCGCTGGCGATGCGACTGCGTGCCAACAGCACCTGGGCGATGCTGGAATTTGTCTTTAACGGTATGGTGTTCCTGCTGCTGGGCCTGCAATTGCCGGGCATTCTGGAGACGTCGCTGATGGCGGCGGAAATCGACCCCAACGTCGAAGTCTGGATGCTCTTTGTCGATATCGTGCTGATTTATGTCGCCTTAATGCTGGTTCGTTTTGGCTGGTTGTGGACGATGAAAAAGCTCAGTAACCGCTTCCTGAAGAAGAAGCCGATGGAGTTTGGTTCGTGGACCACACGAGAAATCCTGATCGCGTCTTTCGCTGGGGTGCGCGGGGCAATCACTCTGGCCGGTGTGCTCTCCATTCCTCTGCTGTTGCCGGATGGTAACGTCTTCCCGGCGCGTTATGAGCTGGTGTTCCTGGCGGCTGGCGTGATTCTCTTCTCGCTGTTTGTTGGTGTAGTGATGTTGCCTATTTTGCTGCAACACATTGAAGTCGCGGATCATTCCCAGCAGTTGAAAGAGGAACGCATTGCACGCGCGGCAACGGCTGAAGTAGCGATTGTGGCGATCCAGAAAATGGAAGAACGTCTGGCGGCGGACACCGAAGAGAACATCGATAACCAGTTGCTCACAGAGGTGAGTTCTCGTGTGATTGGTAACCTGCGTCGTCGCGCCGATGGGCGTAATGATGTTGAAAGTTCAATCCTGGAAGAAGACCTGGAACGCCGCTTCCGTCTGGCGGCACTGCGTTCTGAACGTGCTGAACTGTACCACCTGCGCGCCACGCGGGAGATCAGCAACGAAACGCTGCAAAAATTATTGCACGATCTTGATTTGCTGGAAGCGTTGTTAATTGAAGAAAATCAGTAACGCTCTGACGGCGTAAGATAGCCTGACGCAATCGGTAAAAAGGTGTAGTACATCGCACCTTTTTACCGTTGGTCAGGCGACCAGGGACAAACGGAGATTAATGCGCGCGGCCCTGCTCAACGCCAAAGCCGGTCTGGGAACGGATAAATTGCGCACGGAACAGTTCACGCTCGCGCGCGCCTTCCGCTGAATTATCGGTTGCCGAGAAGAACCAGATACCGAGGAATGCCACGGAGATGGAGAACAACGCCGGGTATTCATACGG
It includes:
- a CDS encoding Na+/H+ antiporter — translated: MEIFFTILIMTLVVSLSGVVTRVMPFQIPLPLMQIAIGALLAWPTFGLHVEFDPELFLVLFIPPLLFADGWKTPTREFLEHGREIFGLALALVVVTVVGIGFLIYWVVPGIPLIPAFALAAVLSPTDAVALSGIVGEGRIPKKIMGILQGEALMNDASGLVSLKFAVAVAMGTMIFTVGGATVEFMKVAIGGILAGFAVSWLYGRSLRFLSRWGGDEPATQIVLLFLLPFASYLIAEHIGVSGILAAVAAGMTITRSGVMRRAPLAMRLRANSTWAMLEFVFNGMVFLLLGLQLPGILETSLMAAEIDPNVEVWMLFVDIVLIYVALMLVRFGWLWTMKKLSNRFLKKKPMEFGSWTTREILIASFAGVRGAITLAGVLSIPLLLPDGNVFPARYELVFLAAGVILFSLFVGVVMLPILLQHIEVADHSQQLKEERIARAATAEVAIVAIQKMEERLAADTEENIDNQLLTEVSSRVIGNLRRRADGRNDVESSILEEDLERRFRLAALRSERAELYHLRATREISNETLQKLLHDLDLLEALLIEENQ